From a single Gemmatimonadales bacterium genomic region:
- a CDS encoding SusC/RagA family TonB-linked outer membrane protein → MRAPVRSWVRTFLLLLAGAAGPSAALAQQSSVTGTVTDEATGQPLSGARIQATTQQVFAITNQQGQYTLRGLTAGAHTLRVFLVGYASQTRSVTISGDAQTLDWGLRAVPFQLEDIVTTATGDQQSRELGNSVSKIQTAQLVETAPTTNLSQVLSGRVAGVNVLQSSGTSGAGARIRVRGLSSVSLSNDPLLYIDGIRVAADAPAGSFVGGTTVSKLNDLNPEEIESIEIVKGPSAATLYGTQAANGVIRVTTKRGRAGAPQWNAWIEGGAMKDTYTYPKVYFNASASNPNANCLTWQERQGLCTVAQRHELDLLNDPATTPFGTGSRYQMGASVSGGSEAVRYFVSAERESETGVLKLGGVEQDFVVNLRKLSSRSDIPNEQLRPNAFDKHSFRINLNASPRSNLDVSLSSGVIINNIRLPQTGDNFQSMIGSALFGSANPAIVANTGGYGFSRPAYSIGEVSYRKNDHFINSATVNWRPLSWLSTRGTFGIDYLNYVDEQNVLNGQGCLTCGTENQGKRMFNRYIDTRYTLDLNATAQFRLTNSIASKTSVGAQFNRDKLFGVLAQADILPPGIISLSAGAQKTLTEATNDVITLGTYVEQQFGLNDRLFLTGALRVDENSAFGAEFRSAAYPKVSASFVALEGLSGFLNSVRFRGAYGATGQSPRPLDALTYQSPIAASIFGAASLPGVTLGGLGDPALKPERSREIETGVDIGLLDSRLNLEITFYDKKTTDAMVLRTQPFSFGDVGVRLENVGIVSNKGLEVSVNTRLIDSRSVAWDLQLEAAGNKNRLVELADGVPPIAGFGFKNTPGYPMFGLWWPSLESWSDANNDGAIDPTEVVIGPDTFHGSTVPTRTLSANTSVALFNNRLRIGAQLDYRGGFVSHNVNGLFQCAFQVNCRELHDPNATLAEQAAAVAGARAFGAYAQNAEHIRLREASVTYTVSNTLARTIGAKTANVTLTGRNLWLKKYGFTSWDPENVTQSNDAANYNFSAQAQPLIGILRVNLTF, encoded by the coding sequence ATGCGCGCTCCCGTCCGTTCATGGGTCCGCACCTTCTTGCTGCTGCTTGCAGGAGCCGCCGGTCCATCCGCGGCCCTCGCGCAGCAGTCATCCGTTACGGGTACGGTAACGGATGAGGCAACCGGACAGCCCCTGTCTGGTGCCCGGATCCAGGCGACGACCCAGCAGGTCTTCGCTATCACGAACCAGCAGGGTCAGTACACCTTGCGCGGCCTGACGGCTGGTGCGCACACCTTGCGCGTCTTCCTGGTCGGCTATGCCTCACAGACTCGGTCGGTCACGATCAGCGGCGACGCGCAGACCCTCGACTGGGGCCTTCGTGCCGTTCCGTTCCAGCTCGAAGACATCGTCACCACGGCCACGGGTGATCAGCAGTCGCGCGAACTCGGGAACTCGGTTTCCAAGATTCAAACAGCCCAGCTGGTCGAGACGGCGCCGACGACGAACCTGTCTCAGGTGCTGAGCGGTCGCGTCGCGGGTGTCAACGTGCTGCAGAGCAGCGGCACCAGCGGCGCAGGTGCCCGTATCCGGGTGCGCGGTTTGAGCTCGGTGTCGTTGTCCAACGATCCGCTGCTGTACATCGACGGAATCCGGGTCGCGGCCGACGCGCCGGCCGGTTCCTTCGTCGGCGGCACCACGGTGTCCAAGCTCAACGATCTCAATCCCGAAGAAATCGAGAGCATCGAGATCGTGAAGGGCCCGTCGGCGGCCACGTTGTACGGCACTCAGGCCGCCAATGGCGTGATTCGTGTCACGACCAAGCGTGGTCGCGCGGGGGCGCCGCAGTGGAACGCCTGGATCGAGGGCGGGGCCATGAAGGATACCTATACCTATCCCAAGGTCTATTTCAACGCCTCGGCCTCGAACCCGAATGCCAACTGCCTGACCTGGCAGGAGCGGCAGGGCCTCTGCACAGTCGCGCAGCGTCATGAGCTCGACCTGCTCAACGACCCGGCGACGACGCCGTTCGGAACCGGCTCTCGCTACCAGATGGGTGCCAGCGTATCCGGCGGGTCCGAGGCAGTGCGCTACTTTGTCTCGGCCGAGCGGGAAAGCGAAACCGGCGTACTCAAGCTCGGTGGTGTGGAGCAGGACTTTGTGGTCAATCTTCGTAAGTTGTCGAGCCGGAGCGATATTCCGAACGAACAGCTTCGCCCCAACGCCTTCGACAAGCACAGCTTCCGGATCAACTTGAACGCGAGCCCTCGCAGCAATCTCGATGTCTCGCTCTCGTCCGGTGTGATCATCAACAACATCCGGTTGCCCCAGACCGGCGACAACTTCCAGTCGATGATCGGCTCGGCGCTGTTCGGTTCCGCGAACCCGGCCATCGTTGCCAACACCGGCGGGTACGGGTTCTCGCGCCCGGCCTACTCGATCGGCGAAGTGTCGTATCGGAAGAACGACCACTTCATCAACTCCGCGACCGTCAACTGGCGGCCGCTCTCCTGGCTCTCGACCCGGGGCACCTTCGGCATCGACTACCTCAACTACGTCGATGAGCAGAACGTCCTGAATGGACAGGGCTGTCTCACTTGCGGTACTGAGAACCAGGGCAAGCGGATGTTCAACCGCTACATCGATACCCGCTACACACTCGACCTGAACGCGACGGCCCAGTTCCGTCTGACCAACAGCATCGCCTCGAAGACGTCGGTTGGCGCGCAGTTCAACCGCGATAAGCTCTTTGGCGTGCTGGCGCAGGCCGACATCCTGCCGCCCGGCATCATCTCGCTGTCTGCCGGCGCGCAGAAGACTCTGACCGAGGCTACCAACGATGTCATCACGCTGGGAACCTACGTCGAGCAGCAGTTCGGTCTGAACGACCGTCTCTTTCTGACCGGTGCGCTGCGAGTCGACGAGAACAGCGCCTTCGGCGCGGAGTTCCGTTCGGCGGCCTATCCCAAGGTCTCCGCGTCGTTCGTTGCTCTTGAGGGCCTCAGCGGATTCCTGAACAGCGTCCGTTTCCGCGGCGCCTACGGCGCGACGGGCCAGTCACCGCGTCCGCTCGACGCCCTGACCTACCAGAGCCCGATTGCCGCCAGCATCTTTGGCGCGGCATCGCTGCCTGGCGTCACGCTGGGCGGCCTGGGCGATCCGGCTCTCAAGCCGGAGCGCTCACGGGAAATCGAAACGGGTGTCGATATCGGCTTGCTCGACAGCCGCCTCAACCTCGAGATCACGTTCTACGACAAGAAGACCACGGACGCGATGGTGTTGCGCACGCAGCCGTTCTCCTTCGGCGACGTGGGTGTCCGGCTCGAGAACGTCGGTATCGTGAGCAACAAGGGCCTCGAGGTATCCGTCAACACCCGTTTGATCGACTCGCGCAGCGTTGCCTGGGATCTCCAGCTCGAGGCGGCCGGCAACAAGAATCGGCTGGTGGAACTTGCCGACGGCGTTCCGCCGATCGCGGGCTTCGGCTTCAAGAACACGCCGGGGTATCCGATGTTTGGTCTCTGGTGGCCTTCACTCGAGAGCTGGAGCGACGCTAACAACGACGGCGCCATTGACCCGACCGAGGTCGTCATCGGTCCGGATACGTTCCACGGTTCGACCGTTCCGACCCGGACGCTTTCCGCCAACACCAGCGTGGCGCTGTTCAATAACCGGCTGCGCATTGGTGCGCAGCTCGACTACCGCGGCGGCTTTGTCAGCCACAACGTCAACGGTCTGTTCCAGTGCGCCTTCCAGGTGAACTGCCGCGAGCTGCACGATCCGAACGCCACGCTGGCCGAGCAGGCTGCAGCTGTGGCTGGCGCCCGTGCCTTCGGCGCCTACGCCCAGAACGCCGAGCACATCCGGCTCCGCGAGGCGTCGGTCACCTACACCGTTTCCAACACGCTGGCTCGCACCATCGGCGCCAAGACGGCCAACGTGACGCTGACGGGCCGCAACCTCTGGCTCAAGAAGTACGGATTCACCAGCTGGGATCCGGAGAACGTGACGCAGTCGAACGATGCGGCCAATTACAACTTCTCCGCCCAGGCGCAGCCGCTCATCGGCATCCTGCGCGTCAACCTGACGTTCTGA
- a CDS encoding SDR family oxidoreductase produces MELLGKRALVAGASQGIGLASAEALAAHGASVLLVARDPARLSQAAASLARPSAEQGHGTLAADFFDPEATHGSVVAWIEQHGPIDILVNNGGGPPGGPIVDATPQAFLAAFHSHLLVSHRLVQAVLPGMKRSGWGRIVNIVSTSVRQPIKGLGVSNTTRGAVASWAKTLAGEVGPFGITVNNVLPGATRTGRLEAIVKAKASATGLSAEAIEAEMVQEIPLGRVGTPAEIAAAVAFLASPAASYITGVSLAVDGGRTTAL; encoded by the coding sequence ATGGAACTTCTCGGAAAACGCGCGCTGGTCGCAGGCGCCAGTCAGGGCATCGGCCTCGCCTCCGCCGAGGCCCTTGCCGCCCACGGAGCCAGCGTCCTGCTCGTCGCCCGCGACCCGGCTCGGCTGAGCCAGGCTGCCGCCAGCCTGGCCCGCCCCAGCGCGGAACAGGGGCATGGCACGCTCGCCGCGGACTTTTTTGATCCCGAGGCCACACATGGGTCGGTCGTGGCGTGGATCGAGCAGCACGGGCCGATCGACATTCTGGTCAACAATGGAGGCGGCCCGCCCGGGGGGCCAATCGTGGATGCCACGCCCCAGGCCTTCCTGGCAGCGTTTCACAGCCACCTGCTGGTGAGCCATCGCCTGGTGCAGGCGGTGCTGCCCGGCATGAAGCGATCGGGATGGGGACGGATCGTCAACATCGTGTCCACCTCGGTGCGCCAGCCGATCAAAGGACTGGGCGTTTCGAACACGACGCGGGGCGCAGTCGCCAGCTGGGCAAAAACACTCGCTGGCGAAGTCGGACCGTTCGGGATCACCGTCAACAACGTGCTGCCGGGGGCCACCCGCACCGGACGGCTCGAGGCCATCGTGAAGGCCAAGGCCAGCGCCACCGGGCTGAGTGCCGAGGCCATCGAGGCCGAGATGGTGCAGGAGATTCCGCTCGGACGGGTCGGCACGCCAGCCGAGATCGCGGCCGCGGTCGCATTCCTGGCAAGTCCAGCCGCCAGCTACATTACCGGCGTGAGCCTGGCCGTCGACGGCGGGCGCACCACAGCGCTCTAG
- a CDS encoding aldehyde dehydrogenase: protein MRTLQNYIGGELVAPNAELYVPNVDPAAGHAIGRVPDSDASDIAHAAAAAKAAFPGWSRTPAAERARLLLAIANGIDARLEELAQAESIDTGKPITLARGLDIPRAAANFRFFATAILHQASESHTTDYSALNYTLRRPRGVAGLISPWNLPLYLLSWKIAPAIATGNTAVAKPSELTPTTATILAEICCEVGLPPGVLNIVHGLGASAGAALVSHPDIRTISFTGGTTTGAAIARTAAPMFKKLTLELGGKNPTLIFADTDLDRHLPAIVRSAFANQGEICLCGSRLLVEASIYPQFVERFAAAAAALRIGDPLDPATEFGALVSAGHRDKVAGYIALARDEGGTVVTGGAAPTGLPSRCRDGYFIAPTVITGLGMGCRTNQEEIFGPVVSITPFGSDDEAITLANQSSYGLAASVWTDNLTRAHRLAEEVQCGTIWVNTWLLRDLRVPFGGMRQSGVGREGGDEAIRFFTEPKNVCIKL, encoded by the coding sequence GTGCGGACCCTGCAGAACTACATCGGCGGCGAGCTGGTCGCGCCGAACGCCGAACTATATGTCCCTAACGTCGATCCTGCGGCCGGCCACGCCATCGGGCGCGTACCGGACAGCGATGCCAGCGACATTGCCCATGCCGCGGCCGCTGCGAAGGCCGCGTTTCCCGGCTGGTCTCGCACCCCGGCGGCGGAGCGGGCCCGGTTGCTGCTCGCCATCGCGAATGGCATCGACGCTCGGCTCGAGGAGTTGGCGCAGGCCGAATCGATCGACACCGGCAAGCCGATCACGCTGGCGCGCGGGCTCGATATCCCGCGTGCGGCAGCCAACTTCCGCTTCTTTGCCACGGCCATTCTGCACCAGGCGTCCGAGAGCCATACGACCGACTACAGTGCCCTCAACTACACCTTGCGGCGCCCGCGCGGAGTGGCCGGGCTGATCTCGCCGTGGAACCTGCCGCTCTACCTGCTGTCATGGAAGATCGCTCCGGCCATCGCCACCGGTAACACGGCAGTGGCCAAACCTTCGGAGCTGACGCCGACGACGGCCACGATCCTGGCTGAGATCTGCTGTGAGGTCGGCCTGCCACCCGGTGTACTCAACATCGTACACGGGCTGGGCGCCAGCGCCGGCGCTGCGCTGGTGAGTCACCCCGACATCCGAACCATCTCGTTTACGGGCGGCACCACCACCGGAGCGGCAATTGCCCGAACGGCTGCCCCGATGTTCAAGAAATTGACCCTCGAGCTCGGTGGCAAAAACCCGACGCTCATCTTCGCCGACACCGACCTCGATCGTCACCTGCCTGCGATCGTCCGATCCGCGTTCGCGAATCAGGGAGAGATCTGCCTCTGCGGCTCGCGACTCCTGGTCGAGGCATCGATCTACCCGCAGTTCGTCGAGCGGTTCGCCGCTGCAGCCGCGGCGCTCCGGATCGGAGACCCGCTCGATCCGGCCACCGAGTTCGGGGCGCTGGTGAGCGCTGGTCATCGCGACAAAGTGGCGGGGTATATCGCGCTGGCCCGGGACGAGGGGGGCACGGTTGTCACGGGCGGCGCGGCGCCGACCGGCCTGCCCAGCCGCTGCCGCGACGGCTACTTCATCGCACCAACCGTCATTACGGGCCTCGGCATGGGCTGCCGCACCAATCAGGAAGAGATCTTCGGCCCGGTGGTGAGCATCACACCGTTCGGCAGCGACGACGAAGCGATCACGCTGGCCAATCAGTCGAGCTACGGCCTCGCGGCATCGGTCTGGACCGACAATCTCACCCGTGCGCACCGACTGGCCGAGGAGGTGCAATGCGGCACGATCTGGGTCAACACCTGGTTGCTGCGCGACCTGCGCGTCCCCTTCGGGGGCATGCGCCAGAGCGGCGTCGGGCGCGAGGGGGGCGACGAAGCGATCCGGTTCTTTACCGAACCCAAGAACGTCTGCATCAAACTGTAA
- a CDS encoding Rid family detoxifying hydrolase: MTSSQSVSSSRAPVPVGPYPHARRVGSLLFVSGTGPRVPGSNEVPGNVVDSNGRVVEHDIERQARQCFANIRAILEDAGSSWDKIVDVTVFLTDMAGDFARFNRVYGEHFTANQPTRTTVEVGALPTPIHVELKVIATID, encoded by the coding sequence ATGACCTCGTCTCAATCCGTTTCCAGCTCACGGGCCCCCGTTCCGGTCGGTCCGTACCCTCATGCCCGACGAGTCGGGTCCCTGCTCTTCGTTTCCGGCACCGGCCCCCGGGTTCCCGGATCGAATGAAGTGCCCGGCAACGTCGTGGATTCGAACGGGCGCGTCGTCGAACACGACATCGAGCGTCAGGCCAGGCAGTGCTTCGCCAATATCCGCGCGATTCTCGAAGACGCCGGATCGAGCTGGGACAAGATCGTCGACGTTACCGTGTTCCTGACCGATATGGCTGGAGACTTTGCCCGGTTCAACCGAGTCTACGGCGAGCACTTTACCGCCAACCAGCCCACGCGCACGACGGTCGAGGTCGGTGCCTTGCCGACCCCGATCCACGTCGAGCTCAAGGTGATTGCAACGATCGATTGA
- a CDS encoding cyclase family protein: MLYDITPVVSPRLAIWPGDTSPERTVLADLAAGDSVTLSTLRTTVHVGAHADAPSHYGRTGRDIASQPLDYYLGRCQVVRARAEPGVRVSFAQLEEPVTEARVLIATGTYPDPDSWRADFSGLEPELIDRFASEGVRLVGVDTPSVDSFDSKTLPAHNRFLSYDMAILEGIVLDGVPSGRYELIALPLKLEGFDASPVRAVLRTLD; this comes from the coding sequence ATGCTCTATGACATCACGCCAGTCGTCTCGCCCCGGCTGGCAATCTGGCCGGGCGACACCAGCCCCGAGCGTACGGTGCTCGCCGATCTTGCCGCCGGCGACTCGGTGACACTGTCGACCTTGCGCACCACCGTCCATGTCGGAGCGCATGCCGATGCGCCCAGCCATTATGGCCGGACGGGGCGGGACATCGCGTCGCAGCCGCTCGACTACTATCTGGGCCGCTGCCAGGTCGTCCGGGCTCGGGCGGAGCCGGGGGTACGCGTCTCATTTGCGCAGCTGGAAGAACCGGTGACCGAAGCGCGGGTGCTGATCGCGACGGGTACCTATCCCGACCCCGACAGCTGGCGGGCTGATTTCTCCGGGCTGGAACCGGAGCTGATCGACCGCTTCGCGTCGGAGGGGGTACGGCTGGTCGGCGTCGATACGCCGAGCGTCGATAGCTTCGATTCCAAGACGCTGCCGGCGCACAATCGGTTTCTGAGCTACGACATGGCCATTCTGGAAGGCATCGTGCTCGACGGGGTGCCGTCGGGACGGTATGAGCTGATAGCGCTGCCGCTCAAACTCGAAGGCTTCGATGCCAGCCCGGTGCGCGCCGTTCTGCGCACCCTCGACTGA